A portion of the Thermosipho atlanticus DSM 15807 genome contains these proteins:
- a CDS encoding DNA-binding protein, with the protein MKKGLFVMIILLASLLVFSGSFSLSVLNLTTIGINDGSLDYFPIMYVTYKPVDFLALKISDYLLLSHDTWNFGGISIFQPRYYYLEGKFKLFNFDVTLDVLKARLKKTQTEKLDGLRVGGLKFDYYGAGLFIRNGKFNLGVAYDINNSYIAGYLQTNLFGIKLGGYYETKYQQVSLDLNKSFNFGKISVDTWAALSAKSSDIAAFSYLIGGKLQYKNVIFAGQYLQLGLNPYDADFQTGDPNEVAFSANAWALYADLDYVLNNYTIGAFLRHNSVWANMNYLPLYGLKLSYKDFTLKFGNGDLDSNISGEQKIIVELNYFYSLDFDKLFNFGKKAKQVAPMATPKAGKHMTMGYNSIMDVILGEEGQVYTVKGIVTSPKDLLGSGSFYIQDETSGLMIYAPSLTEDLNVGDVVIVTGKSKVWYDIIEIVADKVEVMGNAEPKPDVLTSLSKTFLSSFVWVEGVVKEKNTYDFLVDTGDFVIKIYLKKGTNIDISNIKVGQKVKVQGILSIYNGEYEILPRWQEDIEVIE; encoded by the coding sequence ATGAAAAAAGGGTTATTTGTTATGATTATACTTTTGGCTTCTCTTTTAGTATTTTCTGGTTCTTTTTCTTTATCGGTGTTAAATCTAACAACGATTGGTATTAATGACGGCTCGTTAGATTACTTTCCGATTATGTATGTTACTTACAAACCAGTAGATTTTTTGGCATTAAAAATTAGTGATTATTTACTTCTTTCTCACGATACATGGAATTTTGGAGGTATTTCGATTTTTCAACCAAGATATTATTATTTAGAAGGGAAGTTTAAATTATTTAATTTTGATGTTACTTTAGATGTTTTAAAAGCAAGATTGAAGAAAACCCAAACTGAAAAATTAGATGGTTTAAGAGTTGGAGGACTTAAGTTTGATTATTACGGGGCAGGATTGTTTATAAGAAATGGAAAATTTAATTTAGGAGTTGCTTATGATATAAACAATAGCTATATTGCTGGTTATTTGCAAACAAATCTATTCGGTATCAAACTTGGAGGTTATTATGAAACAAAATATCAACAAGTGTCTTTAGATTTAAACAAATCTTTTAATTTTGGAAAAATATCTGTTGATACATGGGCTGCACTGTCTGCGAAAAGTTCAGATATTGCAGCTTTTTCATATTTAATTGGCGGAAAATTACAGTATAAAAACGTAATTTTTGCAGGACAGTATTTGCAATTAGGCTTAAATCCATATGATGCAGATTTCCAAACTGGAGATCCGAATGAAGTAGCTTTTTCAGCAAATGCATGGGCTTTGTACGCTGATTTAGATTACGTATTAAATAACTATACAATTGGAGCATTTTTAAGACATAATAGTGTATGGGCAAATATGAATTATTTGCCATTATATGGGTTGAAATTATCTTATAAAGATTTTACATTAAAGTTTGGAAATGGAGATTTGGATAGTAACATTAGTGGTGAACAAAAGATAATTGTAGAGTTGAATTATTTCTATTCTTTAGATTTTGATAAATTATTTAATTTTGGCAAAAAAGCTAAACAAGTTGCCCCAATGGCTACTCCTAAAGCAGGAAAACATATGACTATGGGATACAATTCTATAATGGATGTTATTTTGGGCGAAGAAGGTCAAGTATATACTGTAAAGGGTATAGTAACTTCTCCAAAAGATTTGTTAGGTTCTGGAAGTTTTTATATTCAAGACGAAACATCGGGATTAATGATTTATGCACCATCATTAACAGAGGATTTAAATGTGGGGGATGTTGTAATAGTTACCGGTAAGAGTAAAGTTTGGTATGACATTATTGAAATTGTAGCCGATAAAGTTGAGGTAATGGGCAACGCAGAACCAAAACCTGATGTTCTTACAAGTTTATCAAAAACTTTCCTTTCAAGTTTTGTATGGGTAGAAGGAGTGGTAAAAGAGAAAAATACATATGACTTTTTAGTGGATACTGGAGATTTTGTTATAAAAATTTACTTGAAAAAAGGTACTAATATCGATATATCAAACATAAAGGTTGGTCAGAAGGTAAAAGTTCAGGGAATTTTAAGTATTTACAATGGTGAGTATGAAATATTGCCAAGATGGCAGGAAGATATAGAAGTAATTGAATAA
- a CDS encoding thermonuclease family protein, with protein MNIKNYFALTLFSLLLLISSCVNLTSFEVVDVINVNNLSQTLEHVTVVSVVDGDTFKILESSNSVRIIGIDTPEIHEGSKPIGEFGEDAKNYLENFVSKYDIYILKMGYDNYGRILAYVFGKVDEQNYAFYESSILKAGLARPLIYFDNDDPYLTPKIVGGYNYAFEKKVGIFSKWSTAPILRSANNYLSYIGKIVFLEGTVQDVWSDSSFWHISSSWFTISIRKEEYYYFFNGYDLNNLKGKTVRFYGELWEYNGEPEILLRSPNEIVIL; from the coding sequence GTGAATATAAAAAATTATTTTGCTTTAACTTTATTTTCTTTGTTACTTTTGATTTCTTCTTGTGTTAATTTAACTTCTTTTGAAGTTGTTGATGTTATAAATGTAAATAACTTATCACAAACTTTAGAGCATGTAACTGTTGTTAGTGTGGTTGATGGGGATACATTTAAAATTTTAGAGAGTAGTAATTCCGTTAGAATTATAGGAATCGATACACCGGAGATTCATGAGGGAAGTAAACCAATAGGTGAATTTGGCGAAGATGCCAAGAATTACTTAGAAAATTTTGTTTCAAAATACGATATATATATTTTAAAAATGGGATATGATAACTATGGAAGAATTTTGGCTTATGTGTTTGGAAAAGTTGATGAACAAAATTATGCTTTCTATGAATCTTCTATTTTAAAAGCAGGTTTGGCAAGACCGTTGATTTATTTTGATAACGATGATCCATATTTAACTCCTAAAATTGTTGGAGGCTATAACTATGCATTTGAAAAAAAGGTGGGAATCTTTTCCAAATGGTCAACAGCTCCAATATTAAGAAGTGCAAACAATTATCTTTCTTACATTGGAAAAATAGTCTTTCTTGAAGGGACTGTACAAGATGTATGGAGTGATAGTAGTTTTTGGCATATATCTTCAAGTTGGTTTACAATAAGTATTAGAAAGGAAGAATATTACTATTTTTTCAATGGATATGATTTAAATAATTTAAAAGGTAAAACTGTAAGATTTTATGGTGAATTATGGGAATATAATGGAGAACCCGAAATTTTATTGAGAAGTCCTAATGAAATTGTTATACTTTGA